The genomic DNA CCGCAGTCGCCGCGGCGATCGCGATCGCGTCGCAGTTGTAACTGTCTTTGATCTTGGTCAGTTCGGCGATCACGTGCGGTTGGGCGACGAGGAATCCAAATCGCAGGCCGGCCAGCGAATACGATTTGCTGAGTGTTCGGGTCACCAAGATGTTTTCGTGTTGCTTGACCAGTTCGATGCAGTTCTCTTCGGCAAAGTCGCCGTAGGCTTCATCGACGACGAGAGGGCAGGGGAGGGGGGCGGCGATTTCCGCGACAGCTTGCGGCGACAGAACGGTTCCGCTGGGGCTGTTCGGATTGGGCAGAAGGGCCAGTCGGGGATCGCCATCGCTGCTGCTGAAAGCGGCCGGCAGGGTCCAGTCGGCGTTAAACGAAATCTCTTCGCAGCGGGCGCCTTGGATCTCGGCGAGGGTCCGGTACAAGATGTAGCTGGGCGTTGGCATCCGCAGCAGGTCGCCGTCGCTCAAAAATCCGCGGACCAGAATCGTCAGGATCTCATCGCTGCCGTTGCCGCACAAAATCCACTCGGGGCCGGGCAGACCAAGTCGCTGCGCGGCCATGCGGCGAAAGGACGAACCGACGGGGTCGGGGTAGCGTTCCAGTCGGCTGTCGGCCGCGGCGCGGATCGCTTCGACCACGGCGGGAGCCGGTGGGTAGGGATTTTCGTTGGTGTTCAGCTTGATGAATTTGCCACCCTGCGGCTGTTCGCCGGGAACGTAGGCCTTCATCTTCGACAGCGCGGGGCGGAAGCGGAGTTTGCTGTTGGTCATCGGTTGAGATCGAGCTGGCGGTTGGTTGGTCGCCTTTCGCTCCGCGAAAGGATGTTGGTTTAATCCCCATTCGCTCCGCGAAAGTGCGTTGGAGGGGCGTACTGGGTGCCGCACTTTCGCGGAGCGAAAGGCGAACATCGGTGTTATCGGCGGATCGAGACGCTGAGTCGATGGGCGGTGAGGCCTTCTTTTTCAGCCAGCAGTTGGACGTCGTCGGCGATGTTTTCGAGTCCGGTTTGGTCGAACTCGATCATGCTGCCGCTGCGGACGAAGTCGTTGCTGGACAGGCCAGCGGCCCAGCGGGCGGTGCCGCTGGTCGGCAGCACGTGGCTGGGGCCCGCTGCATAATCGCCCAGAGCGACGGGGGTGTAGTTGCCGATGAATGTGGCGCCGGCGTTGCGAATCGATGTGGCCAGTTGGCGAGCCGATTCGCATTGAATGTGCAGATGCTCCGGTGCAAACGCATCGGTCATCCGCCGCGCTTGTTCGCGGTCGTCGACGAGGATCAGCGCGCCGTAGGCTTCCAAGCTGGGGCGGGTCAGGTCGCTGCGTTCCAGGGTTTCTAGTTGCTCGCAGATCGCCGCGTACGTGGCGTCCAGCAGCGACTGACTCCACGAGATCAGGATCGCCGAGCCGGGGGAGTGTTCAGCTTGCGACAACAGGTCGGCGGCGACGTGGGCTGGGTTGGCGGTGTCGTCGGCGATCGCGATCACTTCGCTGGGGCCGGCGATCGAATCGATGTCGACATGTCCATAGACTTGCTTCTTCGCCAACGCGACAAACAAGTTGCCGGGGCCGACGATCTTGTCGACTGCCGGGACGGTATCGGTTCCGAAGGCCATCGCCGCGACGGCTTGGGCGCCTCCCATCCGGTAGACCTCCGTCACGCCCAGTTCATGGCAGGTGGCGAGGATGTCGTTGTTGTACGATCCGAATTTTGTCGGCGGCGCGACGACGGCGATCTCCCCGACGCCGGCGACTTGCGCGGGGACTACTGTCATCAACACCGTCGACGGATAGGCGGCGGCGCCACCGGGGACGCAGACTCCGATCCGTCGCAGCGGCACATACCGCTGGGTCAAGCTGACGCCTGGCTTGGGCGTGATCGTGACATCTTGGTGCAGGATCGCCGATTGGAACGTGCGGATGTTTTCAGCGATCCGGCGGATGCATTGCAGGAACTCGGGATCGGCCGCGGCATGAGCTTGCTGCAGTTCGGCGGCGGGGACGCGCAGCGAAGCGGCATCCAGGTCCGCTCCATCGAGCGCTTGGCAATAGCGCAGCAGAGCGGTGTCGCCATCGCGTTGGATATCGTTGCAGATCCGATCGACGACGGCGGCCGGAGCCAATGCTTCGCCGAAGACCTTTAGCGTCAATTCGCGCCCCTTGGGGCTGACGACATCGCCAGCCGGGCTGAGCTTGGCGCGCAGTTGGGCGAGGATCGCGGGGGCGGCGCCATTGCGGGCATCGACGCGTGGGATGTTGATGGAAATTGGCTGGTTCACGGCAGATCGCGTTTGGAGGCAAAGAGGACAATGCAGCTTCTTCACCAATATAACTCGCCCGCCAGCAATCGCGTATGGCCCACAAAACAGGGCAGGGGAGGGCGGATTGTGTTTCGTTGAGTCTGCGGGCCGCTGAATACTGTCGCCGCTGTTCGATTGAATCGCGAAGCGATGGCAGCGATTAGCTGCAGGCGTCAGCCTGCAGAAAAGTGTGCGTCCGCGATTGTGCTAGCCGCGAAGCGGCGGTAGCGGTCGGTTGCTTTCGCCGCTTCGCGGCTGCGGCTTTCTGTGGGAGGCGTTTGGTCTGCGAGCTTACGCCCGCAGCTAAATGCTTTCGCCGCTGTCGCGGCTGTTCATATTTGTTGTTCAGGCGTCAACGCATGGGGATGTGTGGGCAACCCCTTTTTTCTTCCCTGCGATTTTGCTTGTTGCCTCACTTGCGGGCCCCATTCAGTATGCTGGATGCGGAAAGCGGGGGCGTGCTCCTTTTTGGGGGCTGAACAGAGCGGAGCCGCGCTTTGTCTGAACCCGTTTTGTTTTTAGTTTCTCCTTTCCCTCCAACAGGCGATCTTCACCTATGACACTCTCCCGTCGACGTTCTTCGTGTTTCTACTGCGCTGCGTTTTTACCGCTTGTTCTGTTGGGGAGCACGTTGGTTTCGCTGTCTGCGAGTCCCGTTGCGATCGCAGGCGACGTGCGGGTGATGAGCTTCAACATTCGTTATGGGACGGCGTCCGATGGCGAGAACCATTGGGAGCGGCGTAAGGAGTTTGTTGCTGAAACCATCGCGGCCTACGATCCCGATCTGTTGGGGACTCAGGAAACGCTGGAGTTTCAAAAACAGTTCCTCGAGCAACAGATGCCGGGTTACACAAGTGTTGGTGTGGGGCGAGACGATGGCAGCGACAAAGGCGAGATGACGGCGCTGTTCTTCAAGACCAAGCGTTTTGAATTGCGCGATGAAGGCCACTTCTGGCTCAGCGAGACGCCGGGCAAAGCGGGCAGCAAGTCGTGGGATAGCAGTCTGCCACGGATCTGTTCATGGGTGCGATTGAAAGACCGCCAGTCGAACGCGCCGCGCGAGATCCTGTTTATCAACACGCACTTCGATCATCGCGGGCAACAGGCACGCAACGAATCGGCCGCATTGGTGTTGCGGAAGATCGACGAACTGGGAGCGGACTGCGACGTCGTCTTGACCGGAGATTTTAATTCATCGGTTACCAGTGTGCCCTATCGAACTCTGTTCGCCGACGCCGCGGAATCGTCGCGGCTTGTCGACACCTTCGCGGTCGCCGGGACCAAGGAGACGAAGGGGGATACGACGATCTCGAGGTTCCTGGGCGATCAGTTTGCCGGGCCTCGAATCGACTGGATCGCAACCCGTGGCAACTGGAAGATCCTCGACGCGCAAATCGATCGCACGGCCAAAGAAGGGCGGGCGCCATCGGATCACTATCCGGTGACCGCACGCTTGCAGCGAGATGGTAAATAGTGATCGTGCGGAGGGTGGGACGGCTGTTTCTTTTTTTAGCCACAGAGGTCTCAGAGATCACTGAGGGTGCGCTCGTTTAGATTTCTCTGTGGCGTGGTTGTTTTTGGATTGGTTGGGATTGGACGCGCGGGGTGTTGCCCTCGCGGTTAAACGAGATTTCGCCTGAAGGCTCGACTCCAGCGGGGGGCGGTGCTGTTGGTCCCTGGTGTGGTTGGGATGGCATGGGATATGCAGAGTGTTTGGCGATGCCACGACAAATCGCTACTTGAACTCTGGAGTCGATCGCCATGCAAGTCCTTACCGCTCAATGCCCTTATTGTCAGAACAAAGTCGACAGCACGATCGAACATCTCGATGGACCGGTGGTCTGTCCCCAGTGCGCTAAACCGTTTGAGATCGAAATCCCTACTGCGGTGGTCACTGCGGTGCAGGAGGTTGGTCGGGAATCGGTCAACGCCGATCGGATGGCGGCGGAGCCGGGCGAGCGGACGTTGGCGAAGGTTCATCCGGTTGTCTTTCGCGCTCGGCCTCTCGCCTCCTTGATCCTCGGGGCTCTCTTTTTGGTATCCCTGGTTGTCCTGATCGCGTCGCTGGCCGGAGCTTCGATCGCTGGCTACGCCTTCGATGAAAACGCGATGCTGGGGCCGGCGTCGCTGGTGACGTGGGTTTGCGGAATCGTGTTGCTGGCGATCGCTGGGGTCGTTGGATTCTGGATGTTGGTCAGTCGGTTCACCACGTTGACGGTGACCGACGACCGCACGATCTATCAGGAGGGAATCATCTCGCGGGCGACCTCCGAAGTGCAACACAACGATGTCCGCAATATCCAGCTGGACCAATCGTTCACGCAGCGGTTGCTGAATATCGGCGGTGTTGGGATCTCCAGTTCCGGCCAAGATGATTTGGAAGTGGTTGCCCGTGGCTTGCCACATCCCGAACGGATCATCCGCTTGATCCGCGAAAACCAGGGCTAGGGAGAGCCTTCGTTTTCGTGTCGCCCCGATCGTGGAAGGGTGAGCGAGGCGGGGAATTGTGGCGGCTGCGGTCGCTTGATTCCGGTTGCGTTTGGTGGGGCCGGAGTTTGATGGGTGAACGCCCGTGCTGGCCTCTCCGCCTTCATTTGCGTCGACCGGTTGATGAGGGAGGTTGCTTTGAGAACAATGCGTTTACCTATCTTCCCATCTTTTACATCAACGAAGTGAGTCAACGTGACTGTTTTCCGGATCGCCTGCTGCTGTGTCGTCGCATTGCTCTTTTGCCTCTCTCGCGATGCGGTCGCGCACGAGGGACACGACCACGGTACCTCAAAGAAGGCCGGCTCAGCCGCCGCCGCTGCTGCGGATGCAACGCAAAATACCTTTGAGGCCAACGGCAAGAGCTACGTTTGGAAGCACCGCCCCGATCTCGGAAAGCAATCCGAAGCGATGGTTGCTGCGGCCAAAGGGGGCCTGCACAACAACGCCGATCGCGATTCGTCGACTGGCGAGATCGTGACTGTTGTCGCTAAGCACGGTCTGGTGACGCTCGACCCCGAAATGAGAGAGTGGACGCTGGTCGAGGGGCAGGATCCGCTGTTCGCCGCCGGCATGAACGCTCACGGGACCGACTGTTTCATGATCGACGATCAGTCCTATTGGGCTTTCAGTTCGACCAATACTGGCAGCGTCGTCGTCTCGCAGCGTGGCAAAGTGATCGCTCAGTTGACGCAGCCCAAAGGGGATGAATTCGACAACCCAACGGTGAACGCTTATTTCTCCGCCGGTGGCCGTTTCACTCCCTGCGACGTCGTCTATCTTCCAGTTGCCAAGCGGTTGGTCGTCGTGATCGGTTACGCACCGGGCGACTTCGCTCTTTCGGCGGAAATCCGCGATGGCAAGTGGCAATGGGGCGGACCGGCTTGGGGCGGCAAGGAGCAGGTAGGTGGTGTCTTCAGCACCGCGCATGGCGTTCAAGTGGCGACCGAAGCGGGGCAGGAGATTGTCGAAGTTGCATCGCGCAGCCATGGCCGCGTCTTTGCCTTCACATCCAGCGGGGCTCAGATCAAGATGCCGGGCGCCGATGCCAAGTATTATCTCGACCTGCCCAAGGGATCGACTCCCTGCAACATCTCGCACATCGGTTCGAGCATGTTCCTGCCGCTGTTGAATCCACTGGCGTCGACCAAGGGGCTGGCACCGTTGTTGGTGATGGATGGCGGCAAGCCATCGGGAATGTTGGTTCCCGCGACTTACGAAACCTTGGGTTACATGCACCACATGCACGGCTTCTGCCCCGTGGAACGAGACGGCACGCTGTATGGCGTCGTTCTCTCCTGGCCCAATGGCCGTGAGAATGCTGCCGGCAAACGGAACGACGGTCAGATCGCGATCTTCGAAGCTGTCGAGCAGAAGTAGTTTTCTGCGGTCGTAGCGTTCCTGGCGTCGTATCCGGTCCGGGGCGAATCTATTCATCAGGCGACGTCAGTCGGTTTGCGATTTGCGTCGTCGCCTGGTAGATAGGGGGGGGCTGTGTGCCGCCCCGGGTTGCTGTCTTGTCAGTCATACGCAAGTCGCAAACAACGGCGAAAGCAAGGGGCGAAAGGGACAGGCACATTCCTCACACGCCTGTCGCGGGCCGAAGGTCCAGCAATTTGCCTAGCCCAGCCTGCAGGGCTGGGTATCAGCCAACGGCCCCCGGTTTCATTTCACAGCGGGCGAAGGGGCAACGCCCCGGGGTAGGTGGTGACAATCGACCGGGCCTACAGCCCTACCATGTCAATCATCGCCGCTAGAACCCAGGCCGATGGCCTGGGCTATGCAAATGGTCGAGCCTGCGGCCCTGACTCGGATGAATGCGATGTGGAACGGCCTGCGACGAACGAAAGACTTCTCGCTGGCCTGGCGAGCGTTCGGTCGCGATAGCTCACCATGACTTACGTATAACTGACAGGGTTGCTGTCTTGGGACTCTTTGGGGGCCGCGGCGGCGGAGCTGTCATGAGCTAACGTCCGCGACGACCGGCGTTCGATTGGTACCAGCGGGCGAAGGCGGTTAGCACATCCTTGGGTTGGCCACCGTAGGCGGTCACGAAGGCGGTGCGGAAGTCTTTGCCGGCGGCGAGTTCGTTGATCAGTTTGTCGAACTTCGGCTTGTAAGCTCGGTCGATCAGGAACTGGCCGATCGCGTACGAGACGAGATCGGCTTGATCGGCGGGCAGTTTGTTGGTGAGCAGTTGCTCGGGTTTATTGAACGCCGCGATCGCTGCGGGGAGTTCTTCGTTCCAGGTTTCGACAAGTTCGTTATCGCGGTCGGCGAGTTTCGCCGTTGCGGCTCGCCCGATTCCTTCGCTGAGCCAATGCGGAACGTCGCCCGTTTCGGCGACCAGCAGGCTGGCCAATGGACCTGTCAGCCGCGATTTGATTTGCGCGTCCTGGTCGTTCGGTGTAACAACGATCGCAGCGTAGGCGTCTAGGCCATCGTATCGCCAGTGCTGCGTCCAGTCGCGCGGCAGCGTGCGTCCCTCGATCATCCGGCCAAACTCGCTGTAGTCGTAGCGGCGCGGGAAGGCGAAGATCGTCGCCCGGCCTTTGAAAGTCGGTTGGCCTCGTTTTTCGGGGCGGCGGACGATTCCCTTGGCATCGGCCAAGGCGGCTTCGGCTTGCTGGGCGACAGCTTTTAAGGTGTTGGGGCCGACGCTACCGACGACATAGAAGTTGTCGGTTTCGATCTGTGTCGGTTCTTCGTCGGGGCTGCCCATCTTCCAGTTGTGGTCTGCCATCTCGGTGCGACGCTCCATCAGTTCTTCGTGCGTCGCGTCGCGAGCCCAAGCCAGAGCGGTCATCACGCGGAGCGGTTGGTCGGGAGTTTTGCCGTCCAGAGTTGCTCCTTCTTTGATCCAGGTGCTGATCAATTCGATCTGTTCGTCGGAGAGGGGAGGGCGTCCGCCGGCGGGCATGCGGTTGCCCCCTTCGCCTTTCAGTCGTTGGAGCAACAGGCTCATGTCCGGTTTGCCCGCCATCACGATCGGGCCGCTGTCGCCACCGCGATTCAACTGGGCGAAGGTGTTCATTCGCAGGCCGCCTTGGACCTGTCGGGCGTCGATGTGGCATCCGTTGCAGTTCTGGATCAAGATCGAAGCGACATCTTTGGCAAAGCTGACCGTCTCTTTGCCCGTCGATTGGCGAATCGCGGCGGCGGGCATCCGGCCCGGTTGGGCCGCGGTGGCAAACGCTGTCAGTTGCATGTCGGTCTCGGTGCCGTCGAATTTGGCGCCGGCGGCGACCCAGTCGCTGAGTTTCTTCAGCTCCGCCGCGGGGATTCCGTTTCCGTTGGGAGGCATGCTGCCCGAGCCGATGACTTCGATCAAGCGGCTGCCGGCGGGGTTGCCTGGAGCGACAACGATTCCGATCGCGGGGCCTCTCATCAGCGTCGCGTAATCGGACATGCTGAATTCGCCGCGGTTTCCGGTCACGTGGCAGCGACCGCAACGTTGGACAAGGATCGGGGCGACTTCTTTGGTAAAGCTGATCCCGTCGGTCGTCGGTTCGGGAGTGGTTGGTTCGGGCTTGTCCGGTTTGGGAGCCTCCATCGTGGGCGGTTCCGGCTTGGAGAAAGGCGTCATGCGGATGCCTTCGAGTTCCAGTAGCGCGTGGGCCCGGCCGATGCGTGTGAAGAGTGTGCCGGATTCGCGATAGAGTTGCATGTCTCCTACGGCGACCAGCTTTTGCAGCCGTTCTTGCGCCTCTTCGACCTGTTTGCCCGATGTCTCGAAATTGCCCTTCAGGTAGTTTTCGCCAGCCTGTTTGATAATCCCACCGATCTGCGTCAGTTCGATCCGTTGAGCTCGGGTGATCACGGCCCAGGCGGTTTGGGGGATCGACAGCGATCCGCTGACCAGCAGCAACAGGATTGCGATTCGTTGGAATATTGACATCGTATGGCTTCGCTTGGCGTATCGAAATTAGGAGCGAGCGTGCGCCGTAGGCACTGTCGCTGGGAATGGTGGGTCCACCCCTGGCGAGGGTGGTATGTGTGATCTAAGGATAACTGAATCGTCCCGGCCTTAGAAACCGAAAGCTGTTGTTTGTCGGCGTTTAATCAACGGTCCGGGGGGCCGTTTGTACTTCGATTCGGGTCAGATCGATCGGGGAATCGGAACTCTGAGATTGAAATTGCAATTCGTCGCAGCGGATGACGAAGAGGGAATTATCAGCCGTTTGCCTCTTCATGCCACTCGAAGGATGCTTCTGACTCATGGCCCGTCCAACCAAGCTGCAGCAATTGAAGTCGCGCGGTCCGGCGAAAAAATCCGATGGGCGGAGTCAGTCGTATTGCGCCGACTTTATCGTTTATCTGCGGAACGAATGCCATTTGGCGGACAACTCGATCAAGGCATACAGCCGCGATCTGAAGCGATTCCTCGATTGGTTGGAGGATCGTTCGATCCCGCGACTGAAGATCGCCGACCTGTCGCAGTACGTCAGCTGGCTGTGTCAGCGGTCGTTGGCGCCGGCCAGCGTCGCTCGGCACGTCGTCGCGCTGCGAACCTTCTACAAATATTTGCAGCTGGAGG from Rosistilla oblonga includes the following:
- the hisC gene encoding histidinol-phosphate transaminase, coding for MTNSKLRFRPALSKMKAYVPGEQPQGGKFIKLNTNENPYPPAPAVVEAIRAAADSRLERYPDPVGSSFRRMAAQRLGLPGPEWILCGNGSDEILTILVRGFLSDGDLLRMPTPSYILYRTLAEIQGARCEEISFNADWTLPAAFSSSDGDPRLALLPNPNSPSGTVLSPQAVAEIAAPLPCPLVVDEAYGDFAEENCIELVKQHENILVTRTLSKSYSLAGLRFGFLVAQPHVIAELTKIKDSYNCDAIAIAAATAAMASNDWLTDNRAKILATRERAKGKLRELGFDVLDSAANFLWCTHPDRALKPIYEALKENQVLVRYMDYAGWGDGLRITIGTDAQIDAALVVLARLLQSDA
- the hisD gene encoding histidinol dehydrogenase, which translates into the protein MNQPISINIPRVDARNGAAPAILAQLRAKLSPAGDVVSPKGRELTLKVFGEALAPAAVVDRICNDIQRDGDTALLRYCQALDGADLDAASLRVPAAELQQAHAAADPEFLQCIRRIAENIRTFQSAILHQDVTITPKPGVSLTQRYVPLRRIGVCVPGGAAAYPSTVLMTVVPAQVAGVGEIAVVAPPTKFGSYNNDILATCHELGVTEVYRMGGAQAVAAMAFGTDTVPAVDKIVGPGNLFVALAKKQVYGHVDIDSIAGPSEVIAIADDTANPAHVAADLLSQAEHSPGSAILISWSQSLLDATYAAICEQLETLERSDLTRPSLEAYGALILVDDREQARRMTDAFAPEHLHIQCESARQLATSIRNAGATFIGNYTPVALGDYAAGPSHVLPTSGTARWAAGLSSNDFVRSGSMIEFDQTGLENIADDVQLLAEKEGLTAHRLSVSIRR
- a CDS encoding endonuclease/exonuclease/phosphatase family protein; translated protein: MTLSRRRSSCFYCAAFLPLVLLGSTLVSLSASPVAIAGDVRVMSFNIRYGTASDGENHWERRKEFVAETIAAYDPDLLGTQETLEFQKQFLEQQMPGYTSVGVGRDDGSDKGEMTALFFKTKRFELRDEGHFWLSETPGKAGSKSWDSSLPRICSWVRLKDRQSNAPREILFINTHFDHRGQQARNESAALVLRKIDELGADCDVVLTGDFNSSVTSVPYRTLFADAAESSRLVDTFAVAGTKETKGDTTISRFLGDQFAGPRIDWIATRGNWKILDAQIDRTAKEGRAPSDHYPVTARLQRDGK
- a CDS encoding PH domain-containing protein; this encodes MQVLTAQCPYCQNKVDSTIEHLDGPVVCPQCAKPFEIEIPTAVVTAVQEVGRESVNADRMAAEPGERTLAKVHPVVFRARPLASLILGALFLVSLVVLIASLAGASIAGYAFDENAMLGPASLVTWVCGIVLLAIAGVVGFWMLVSRFTTLTVTDDRTIYQEGIISRATSEVQHNDVRNIQLDQSFTQRLLNIGGVGISSSGQDDLEVVARGLPHPERIIRLIRENQG
- a CDS encoding c-type cytochrome domain-containing protein, whose translation is MSIFQRIAILLLLVSGSLSIPQTAWAVITRAQRIELTQIGGIIKQAGENYLKGNFETSGKQVEEAQERLQKLVAVGDMQLYRESGTLFTRIGRAHALLELEGIRMTPFSKPEPPTMEAPKPDKPEPTTPEPTTDGISFTKEVAPILVQRCGRCHVTGNRGEFSMSDYATLMRGPAIGIVVAPGNPAGSRLIEVIGSGSMPPNGNGIPAAELKKLSDWVAAGAKFDGTETDMQLTAFATAAQPGRMPAAAIRQSTGKETVSFAKDVASILIQNCNGCHIDARQVQGGLRMNTFAQLNRGGDSGPIVMAGKPDMSLLLQRLKGEGGNRMPAGGRPPLSDEQIELISTWIKEGATLDGKTPDQPLRVMTALAWARDATHEELMERRTEMADHNWKMGSPDEEPTQIETDNFYVVGSVGPNTLKAVAQQAEAALADAKGIVRRPEKRGQPTFKGRATIFAFPRRYDYSEFGRMIEGRTLPRDWTQHWRYDGLDAYAAIVVTPNDQDAQIKSRLTGPLASLLVAETGDVPHWLSEGIGRAATAKLADRDNELVETWNEELPAAIAAFNKPEQLLTNKLPADQADLVSYAIGQFLIDRAYKPKFDKLINELAAGKDFRTAFVTAYGGQPKDVLTAFARWYQSNAGRRGR